ACCCGACAAGGGTGCGCACGCGTACCGGCTCTTGCTCCCGCTCGTAATCATGATGTGGGTTCCAGTGGCGATCTCACTGTCGCGCGCATTCGACGACCCGAGCTTCGCAAAGAACGCGGCCACGATCGGGCTCGCTCTCACCCTCGTCTCCTGCACCGTCTCGAGCGTCGCCCTCGCGATACGAGATCCCGGCAAAGACCGGTTCGGCACCGACATGATGGATCACGTTTACCGCGGCAATCTCGTGCGCGGCGTTCTCCTCCACCGCAAGTACGAACAAGATCTCACGGTGGCCTTTGATCAGGCCCGCCGCATTCCGGGGATGAAGGAGCGATTCCGGATCTTTGAGGGAATCGGCTGGGGCATCGAGTACCGCTATGAAGGTTCCGGCCAAATCACGCCGTTTCTCGCAGCGGTAAACGAACTACAATTCGGAGAGCACGTGGCCGTTCTCGCGGGTTTGATCTGGGCGACCGAGACCCGGGTTTCGACCCTCGAAGAGAGCGTTGCCAGCGGAGAGGGGACTCCTCGAGACGGTGACCAGTTGCATAGATTGACGAAGTTGAAGGCAATGCTCGAAAAGCGATGGCGTCTCGTGCCGATCCGCTACCGACACTCCGACCAAATCCTCTACTGAGGCGACACAACTGCCAGGTTGGTCATTCGGGCTCGGCCGGCGCGGCCGTGGCTTCGTCGTCGAGCGTCTCGATCTCGGCTTCCAGGATGAACTGGTAGGCGAAGAGTTCCGGCCACATTCGCGCCATCAGATGATACACCCCAGCAACTCGCTGAACCCAGACGCTGCGCCCCGTCGACTGGAACACGACTTCGAAGGGCAGACTCGTACAGCGCTCCTCGAGCACGTGAAAGCCCGCGCGTTCGACCTCGCGCCGAAAGGTGTCGCGTGTGTAGAGATGAACATGGGTGCGATCGAGAATGCCGCGGGGGCCGTATTCGAAACGGCCGACCACGAGAGAAAGCCGGTAGAACCACAGGGCGATATTGCCCGTCGATATGATCAGCCGACCCCCTTCCTTCAGATAGCGGCGGGCGCTGCGGATCAACTGGGTCCGGTTCTTGACGTGTTCAATCACGTCTGCGACGACGACGTAGTCGAAAATACGACCGAGGGGCAGCTCACACGGCTCTTCGAGATCTCTCTGGAAGTACTCGGACAACTCGGCCGCGACGTTGGCAGCAGGCTGCACATCCACTCCCGTGACCTTGACCGACTTTTCGAGCAACGGTCGGGCGAGCAGGCCCTGGGAACATCCGAGATCGAGGACCAGCGTGTTGGGTTTGATCGAATCGATGATCTGCATATGCGAACCAGTCGAGCTGTACTTGAGTGTGTAGTGGATATCGTGGTCGATGATGTACTGACCACGTCTGGTCACGTGCAGCTGGTGGAGTCGATAACCCACCGCCGCAATGGTGCTGCGATAGACCCCGCGCAGGCGCTCGCCAAAATGATCCCATTCGTTCCAACCGCCGGCTGTGGCGATCTCGCGGATCCCAATCCCCAGGCCGCGACACTGAATCAGCAGTTCGGTGTCGAAAGTGCGGTCGTCTGCATTGAGCTGAAACGGAAGAACCCTCAGCGCCTCCATCGGATAGATGCGAAAACTCGATTGATAATCTCGCATGCCCAGTTTCAAGATCCGTTCGTGCAAACTCGTACCGAGACTCCGATCCGATTTTTCGATGGCCGTGTTCGGTCTCGCAGCAATGATCAGATCCGCCGGGTGGGAGTCCGCGTCCCTCAATAATTCGGGCAGGGCATCCACAGGATGCCGGTTCTCGGCTCGCAGGCAGATCACATGAGTAAAGTCACGTGCGATTGCGTATTCGAAGGCAGCCTTGCGGGCGTCTCCGTACGCGTAATCCCGGGGATTTCGGTGAAACCGGAGCGGCACCCGGCAGCTGCGAGTCATCTCGGCTTGAAACTCTGCAGGCCAGGCCAGCGATCGCTCGTGCACCACGAGGATCTCGGACAAGCGTTCGAGAGCCGCGTCGGGAAGACTTGCGATCAGCGTCGAAAGCGACTCCGGTCGAAGGCAGTCGAAGATACAAAGCACCGTCCTGCTGCGCGTACCCACGGCTGACGGGTCTGAATCTCTCGCATCTGGTTCAGAACTCGAGACGGTCGTCGGAACCATGTTGTCCAGCTCACTTCCCTCCTGCGCGCGCGAGGATACCGGACCGGATTGATCGATACGAGGAACGTTTAGGGCTAGAATCCCGATCGGGAGATCATCGATAGCCATGTGGCGACGGGGCTTGACCGGGCTGACGATCGCCCTTGTGCTAATGGGTTGCGAGCCAGCGCCGACCCCGAGCGCGGGGCCGGAGCGGATCCTATTGATCGTGGTCGACACCTTGAGACGCGATCACGTGTCGTCATACGCAAGTACAGTCAAGACTCCGAACATCGATCGACTGGCGGTGGGCGGACAGGTCTTCCAGAACGCGGTGTCGGCCTTTCATTCCACCACGATGTCGATGGCGGCTTTGTTTTCCGGCCAGACGCCAAGCATTGAGTTTGGCGACGCCCGCGCGGCGCTCGACTGGAATACCTTTGCCTCCTGCGGAATGTCGCGTTTCGCACAGGACTTGGGGGACGACGCCTGCGTACCCAACGCGGTCCAGACCCTGGCCGAGGATCTGCGCGCCGCGGGATACTGGACGGTCGGAATCGTCTCCAACAAGCTGCTGTTTCGACCCTACGGATACGATCAGGGTTTTGACGAGTGGGTCGAGGTTGGACATGGCCCAGACGACATGCAGCTCAATGCCAGTCAGTTTGCCAGGATCCGAACCGCCCAGCACGTCAACAAGAACGTCTACAACACCCTCGCAAACCGCAAGAGCGACCGTTTTTTTCTCTACATCCACTATATCGATGTGCACGACTGGATCCTCTTCAACATCTCCTACGCAGAAAGTGTCCGCCGCTTCGACAAGCATCTGGGCGAGCTCCTCGACACGCTCGAAAACGAAGGCCTGCTCGAAGACACGGCGATCGTATTCACCTCCGACCACGGCGAGATGTTGGTCGACCATCATCTCGACTTCGAAATTTCTCGCCACTACGGCAATCCCTCCTTCGAACCGCTACTGCGCGTGCCCCTGATCGTAACGCCTGCACTCGACAAAAGATCGGACGCGTTCATTCGCGGCCAGGATATCCGCGGCCTGGTGCTCGAGATAGCGGGACTCGAGGGACGACGCGCGCCCGACCTCGAACCCGACGAATTGCTGATTACCGAGCGCTTCTATCAGACTTATCGTAAGGGCCATTGGAAGAGCATGTGGGAGCGGAACCAAGAGCACCTCATGCTCTTCGATCTCGAGGCCGATCCAAACGAAACCCTCAACCTCGCAGGCGAGCGGACGGATATCTTGAAGGCGCATCGGAAACGGGTCGATGAGTTGGTGAAAAAGTTTTCGACAGAAAATCAGAGCACGCAACGATTGAGCAGCGAGGATCTGGATCGATTGCGGGCTTTGGGGTATTTGGAATAGGTGGTACCGGGGAGATTCACGCTTTGAGGCGTCGGTACTTGATCCTGGACGGGCGATCAGCGTCGGCACCGAGACGGCGCCGGCGGTCCTTTTCGTAGTCCGCGTAGTTGCCCTCGAACCATACGACCCGGCTGTCCCCCTCGAACGCCACGATGTGGGTTGCGATGCGATCGAGGAACCAGCGATCGTGGGAGATCACGACGACGCAGCCCGCAAACTCCACCAGGGCGTCTTCGAGGGCACGAAGGGTATCGACATCGAGGTCATTGGTGGGCTCATCCAGCAGCAGGAGATTGCCGCCGCGGCGGATCAACGTCGCGAGGTGCACGCGATTGCGCTCTCCCCCGGAGAGGTCGCTCACGAGTTTTTGTTGATCGGTTCCCTTGAAGTTGAATGAGGAGACATAGGCCCGCGATGCGATTTCGCGCCCTCCGACCTGGATGCGCTCTTCGCCGCCGCTAATCACTTCCCAGACGGTCTTTTCGGGGTCGAGCACGTCCCGACTCTGGTCGACATAGGACAGCTCGACGGTCTCGCCGAGGCGAAGGGTGCCGGCATCGGGCTTCTCTTCGCCTGCGATCATGCGAAACAATGTGGTCTTGCCCGCGCCATTTGCCCCGATCACGCCGACAATGCCACCGGGTGGGAGGTTGAAATTGAAATCGTCGAATAGAAGTGTCTCTCCGAAAGCCTTCGACAGCCCCTCCGCGATGACCACCACATCGCCCAGCCGCTTGGGGACCGGAATCGCAATTTCCACCTTGCCCGCATTCCGCTTTTCGCCGTCGGCCAGAAGTTTTTCATAGGCGTTGATGCGCGCCTTGCCCTTGGCCTGGCGCGCGCGCGGGCTCATGTTGATCCACTCGAGTTCGCGCTTGAGGGTGCGGGACCGGGCGGATTCCTGCTTCTCCTCGACGTCGAGGCGCTTGCTCTTCTGATCCAGCCACGACGAGTAGTTGCCCTTCCAGGGAATTCCGGCTCCGCGGTCCAATTCGAGAATCCAACCCGCCACGTTGTCGAGGAAGTAGCGATCGTGGGTAATCGCAACGACGGTGCCCGGGTATTCGGAGAGGAATCGCTCCAACCACGCGACGCTCTCGGCGTCGAGATGATTCGTCGGCTCGTCGAGCAGCAGCATTTCTGGTTTTGCCAGCAACAGCCGACAGAGTGCAACTCGGCGACATTCGCCGCCGGAAATCTTGCTGACGTCTGCGTCCGGCGGCGGACACCGCAGGGCATCCATGGCGATTTCGACCGCGCGATCGAGTTCCCAACCCCCGACTGCATCGATTTGATCTTGCAGCGCTCCCTGCTTTTCCAGCAGCGAGTTCATCTCGTCGTCGTCCATGGGTTCGGCAAACTTCGCGCTCAGATCTTCGAAGGCCTGCAGCAGGGCGCGGATCTCGGCCACGCCTTCTTCTACGTTGCCGAGAACATCCTTCTCGGGATCGAGTTCGGGTTCCTGGGGCAGGTAGCCGATCCGAACCTTGCCCACCGGCTTTGCTTCGCCGAGAAAATCGCTGTCGAGACCCGCCATGATGCGCAACAGACTCGACTTGCCCGCACCGTTGTGCCCCAATACCCCAATCTTGGCGCCGGGATAGAACGAGAGATTGATCCCGTCGAGAATCACACGCCCCGCTCCCACGACTTTGCGCAGGTCGTGCATGACGTAGACAAATTCCTGAGCCAAGGATGTTCCCCTCTTGAGAATGAGTCCCGAAACATCGTGCTAAAAAACGTGATGGCGTGATGCCCCGGGGCCCGTGGCAACGAACGGATGATTCGTTGCGGACCCAGTTTATCGAGGGCGCAGCTTTTCGCGAGGGTTCGCGGGTTAAAGACGAAGATCGACCCCGGTTCAGGGTGGTGAGAGTCGTTGTCACGGGCCACAATGAGAACTCGGTGCAGCAACTCGGATCGTATCCGAGCGGCGGCTTGCGGCGCACCCAGTACATGCACGGTCTCGAGTCAGACCGAGCGATCTCGAGAGAAAGGAACCTCCCCGATTTTCCGGAAGATATCGATGCTCTCCGCCCTTGCCTCGCTGTGTCTGATGATCAGCTCGTGTTCGGTCGCCGAGCGCAACAATGTCCTGGTGATTACCAACTCCGAAAGCCCGATTTCGGTCGCCATCGGAACCTACTACGCCAAGGCCCGCATGATTCCGAGCGAGAACGTCGTTCGCCTCAAGGTCCCCCTGCGCGATCCGAGGCTCGCGAACGTTGCGGACGAAACGATCACCGCCGCCCAATACGATGAACTGATTCGACAGCCCCTCGAGCGCCTGATCGAAGAACGCGGGTTGCGCGATACCATCGAAATCCTGGTCACCACCAAGGGCATTCCGTTGCGGGTCGACGGGCACGGACCGGGAATTGAAGACTGGCTGCGCACCGCTTCACGAGC
This portion of the Myxococcales bacterium genome encodes:
- a CDS encoding methyltransferase domain-containing protein is translated as MVPTTVSSSEPDARDSDPSAVGTRSRTVLCIFDCLRPESLSTLIASLPDAALERLSEILVVHERSLAWPAEFQAEMTRSCRVPLRFHRNPRDYAYGDARKAAFEYAIARDFTHVICLRAENRHPVDALPELLRDADSHPADLIIAARPNTAIEKSDRSLGTSLHERILKLGMRDYQSSFRIYPMEALRVLPFQLNADDRTFDTELLIQCRGLGIGIREIATAGGWNEWDHFGERLRGVYRSTIAAVGYRLHQLHVTRRGQYIIDHDIHYTLKYSSTGSHMQIIDSIKPNTLVLDLGCSQGLLARPLLEKSVKVTGVDVQPAANVAAELSEYFQRDLEEPCELPLGRIFDYVVVADVIEHVKNRTQLIRSARRYLKEGGRLIISTGNIALWFYRLSLVVGRFEYGPRGILDRTHVHLYTRDTFRREVERAGFHVLEERCTSLPFEVVFQSTGRSVWVQRVAGVYHLMARMWPELFAYQFILEAEIETLDDEATAAPAEPE
- a CDS encoding sulfatase encodes the protein MWRRGLTGLTIALVLMGCEPAPTPSAGPERILLIVVDTLRRDHVSSYASTVKTPNIDRLAVGGQVFQNAVSAFHSTTMSMAALFSGQTPSIEFGDARAALDWNTFASCGMSRFAQDLGDDACVPNAVQTLAEDLRAAGYWTVGIVSNKLLFRPYGYDQGFDEWVEVGHGPDDMQLNASQFARIRTAQHVNKNVYNTLANRKSDRFFLYIHYIDVHDWILFNISYAESVRRFDKHLGELLDTLENEGLLEDTAIVFTSDHGEMLVDHHLDFEISRHYGNPSFEPLLRVPLIVTPALDKRSDAFIRGQDIRGLVLEIAGLEGRRAPDLEPDELLITERFYQTYRKGHWKSMWERNQEHLMLFDLEADPNETLNLAGERTDILKAHRKRVDELVKKFSTENQSTQRLSSEDLDRLRALGYLE
- the ettA gene encoding energy-dependent translational throttle protein EttA, which produces MAQEFVYVMHDLRKVVGAGRVILDGINLSFYPGAKIGVLGHNGAGKSSLLRIMAGLDSDFLGEAKPVGKVRIGYLPQEPELDPEKDVLGNVEEGVAEIRALLQAFEDLSAKFAEPMDDDEMNSLLEKQGALQDQIDAVGGWELDRAVEIAMDALRCPPPDADVSKISGGECRRVALCRLLLAKPEMLLLDEPTNHLDAESVAWLERFLSEYPGTVVAITHDRYFLDNVAGWILELDRGAGIPWKGNYSSWLDQKSKRLDVEEKQESARSRTLKRELEWINMSPRARQAKGKARINAYEKLLADGEKRNAGKVEIAIPVPKRLGDVVVIAEGLSKAFGETLLFDDFNFNLPPGGIVGVIGANGAGKTTLFRMIAGEEKPDAGTLRLGETVELSYVDQSRDVLDPEKTVWEVISGGEERIQVGGREIASRAYVSSFNFKGTDQQKLVSDLSGGERNRVHLATLIRRGGNLLLLDEPTNDLDVDTLRALEDALVEFAGCVVVISHDRWFLDRIATHIVAFEGDSRVVWFEGNYADYEKDRRRRLGADADRPSRIKYRRLKA